The Acinonyx jubatus isolate Ajub_Pintada_27869175 chromosome E3, VMU_Ajub_asm_v1.0, whole genome shotgun sequence genome has a window encoding:
- the NHLRC4 gene encoding NHL-repeat-containing protein 4, which translates to MDLEGRSICHLPCHLPGTGAFVPEDVAVTAAGLVVVSDLVRGAVHALQHAARAPLGRWVTVGTHLAPRGLAVDAAGRLLVTDYVLGAVHSFTLSPALQPLAPASMLGLEGPCWVGPGPDGGLAVSEEFGDVWLFGSACQPLGSLGVRKGHAFGNPAGVCTDVEGSVIVADEQGRRVTLFPRAREPVCLVSEGLGRPLGVACAPQGQLVVADAGDSYIKVYQYHSEPA; encoded by the coding sequence ATGGACCTCGAGGGACGCTCCATCTGCCACCTGCCCTGCCATCTGCCGGGGACTGGGGCCTTCGTGCCGGAGGACGTTGCTGTGACGGCCGCTGGGCTTGTGGTGGTCAGCGACCTCGTCCGTGGGGCTGTCCACGCACTTCAGCACGCCGCCCGAGCCCCCCTGGGCCGCTGGGTCACGGTGGGCACCCACCTGGCCCCCCGGGGACTGGCTGTGGATGCCGCTGGCCGCCTTCTGGTGACAGACTATGTGCTTGGGGCTGTCCACAGCTTCACACTGAGCCCTGCCTTGCAGCCACTGGCCCCAGCCTCCATGCTGGGTCTGGAGGGCCCGTGCTGGGTGGGCCCAGGGCCTGACGGGGGCCTCGCCGTGAGCGAAGAGTTTGGGGATGTGTGGCTGTTCGGCAGTGCCTGCCAgcccctgggctccctgggggTTCGGAAAGGGCATGCTTTTGGGAACCCAGCAGGCGTGTGCACCGATGTGGAGGGCAGTGTCATTGTGGCAGATGAGCAAGGGCGCCGCGTGACCCTCTTTCCTCGGGCCAGGGAGCCCGTCTGCCTGGTGTCTGAGGGGCTGGGGCGGCCCCTGGGTGTGGCCTGTGCCCCTCAGGGCCAGCTCGTGGTGGCAGACGCAGGGGACAGCTACATCAAGGTGTACCAGTACCACTCGGAGCCAGCCTGA